Within Runella rosea, the genomic segment AATTTACTCACCCTTAAACAACTACCAATATGGCAAAAGATAAGCCTGGCAAGGAAAAGAAAAAAGAGCCAGAAAAAACCACCAAAGAGAAAAAAGCTGATAAAAAAGCCAAAAAAGAAGGCAAAAGCAAAAGTACTTTGTAAAGTCAGCCACCATCCCCGGCATCTTGTGTCGGGGATGTTTTTTTTCAGCCCTTTCGTAGATGCTCAATTCCTGTTAACTTTGTTGTAAGTCCTTCACTTCCTCCATTAAACCATGGCTGAAAACAAAACCCAACCTACCGACCAAAGCGTTGATGCGTTTATTGACGGTATCGACCGCGAGCAGCAACGTACTGACAGCAGCATCGTAGCAGAAATGATGCAACGCGCTACTGGGAGCAAACCCCGAATGTGGGGCGAAAGCATCATCGGTTTTGGCGACATCCACTACAAATACGCTACTGGCCGCGAAGGGGATTGGTTTTTGGTGGGTTTTTCTCCCCGCAAACAAAACCTAACGCTTTACCTGACCTGCGGCATCAACAACCTAGAAGAAGAGCTCCAACGCTTGGGCAAACACAAAACCAGCGTGTCGTGTCTGTACATCAACAAGTTGT encodes:
- a CDS encoding DUF1801 domain-containing protein; the protein is MAENKTQPTDQSVDAFIDGIDREQQRTDSSIVAEMMQRATGSKPRMWGESIIGFGDIHYKYATGREGDWFLVGFSPRKQNLTLYLTCGINNLEEELQRLGKHKTSVSCLYINKLSDINLLVLEEIIQKSVQIGPKTLV